A part of Nostoc sp. KVJ3 genomic DNA contains:
- a CDS encoding plasmid partition protein ParG — MVDEDAGGDARILDIAQREKMSKKIPEGMTELSVYVDKDVKLKFKVACTKQGKPMGEIVNTLLKDWLKTNE, encoded by the coding sequence GTGGTAGACGAAGATGCCGGAGGTGATGCGAGAATACTAGATATCGCGCAAAGAGAGAAAATGTCTAAGAAAATTCCAGAGGGAATGACTGAGCTAAGTGTCTATGTGGACAAGGATGTGAAACTGAAATTTAAAGTGGCCTGTACTAAGCAAGGTAAGCCTATGGGTGAAATAGTAAACACATTACTCAAGGATTGGCTTAAGACAAATGAGTAA
- a CDS encoding plasmid replication protein, CyRepA1 family, with product MKNLSSVLPSALNLLPVESLSEFTSRIEREFITDSAIAVSLYTDNIRIVSDIEISDGGDVSTPIHDALNWKYTRFGHQAKPTLHAAIFINEDGSPWQGKLSQPRTDTKKDKEQKYETPIGNGSRAYLPTVNRENRRLIANRYGVEVPPPGESFWNWLELHPEIPIVITEGGKKSLCLLSEGFVAIALYGINGGYRSKDLLGNHVLPYLIPDIARFAVKGRKFTLAFDQDTNTLTQRRVNAATFRFSRLLTAAGSIVDIAIWDGQKGLCKGVDDLIVNAGVTAWSYALKQALSVAHWQLWQRLENRLTYEPSLKLTTADLSTLEIKDLPESGIIGINSGKGTGKTKFMAKATAHSPKLLAPSHRIALVQNLCARADLDYRGDLDKVNGNFIKGGAYSFRIGFCVDSLLAIDPKKFAGCDLIIDEIVQVVRHLLTSSTCDKDGKRPALLARFAELIRVARLIIAADADLNNPTLNYLWELREEPAPIYLICNDYQPKPYHVTFIQAKDKSAVINELIQNAQNIKSGKALYVTTDSKATSKTTARLLQKQNPGIRILLVNSETSGNPDEKRFLKNPDAVLASGLYDVIICSPTVATGVSIEIPEVIEKVYGIFTGASSTDADMSQSLIRVRDNVDRTVWCAKRGTNYCKVSRSSNYLEIKAQLQQRTDATVSLVRSNLRPDIVEGIANFDWQSNPHVNLYARISAEQNYSMMNLSDALLIRLRHEGHQITIDNRQSESAVKLLLKSAKDEIKQIEAKDIVAAADLTYPEIALLESQEAVSPEDALAIRKYYLKDFYCVDELTLEVVLWDKEGRRRGELLNLEAQLYPELGLDRTAKSLEKQANWNQAVCPWDISGTALRRSMREAFGLNDFLDPNKEWTKADLKPYADKIRLYAPEILHHLNRTISDKMSDVQVVHQMLSQLGIKAAFRWSRFEPGFERQKIKVYRLDPETWSSLMSILAKRAARRERLKNLGESDGSAMSFNTQNNLGDPNQHHPKSLIEKLIGLVCTVTGDDDQFLVQSKTLDSSLRCQNLTNNTVVLLPFTELTPVDRD from the coding sequence TTGAAAAATCTATCCAGTGTTCTACCATCTGCTCTAAACCTACTGCCAGTAGAGAGCTTAAGCGAGTTTACCAGCCGAATTGAGCGAGAATTTATTACTGATTCAGCGATCGCAGTTTCTCTGTACACTGATAACATCCGCATCGTCTCGGACATAGAAATTAGTGATGGCGGGGATGTATCAACCCCAATCCACGATGCACTGAACTGGAAATATACCAGATTTGGGCATCAAGCCAAACCCACACTCCACGCCGCAATATTTATTAATGAAGACGGTAGCCCCTGGCAAGGCAAACTCAGTCAACCGAGGACTGACACGAAAAAAGACAAAGAGCAAAAATACGAAACCCCAATTGGCAACGGTTCACGGGCTTATCTCCCCACCGTCAACCGAGAAAATAGACGCTTAATAGCCAACCGCTACGGCGTAGAAGTCCCCCCTCCTGGCGAAAGTTTCTGGAACTGGCTAGAACTCCACCCAGAAATCCCGATCGTGATTACAGAAGGCGGTAAAAAATCGTTATGCCTGTTGTCAGAGGGATTTGTAGCCATTGCCCTTTACGGAATTAACGGCGGCTACCGCAGCAAAGATTTATTAGGCAACCATGTTTTGCCCTATTTAATCCCAGATATAGCAAGATTTGCTGTTAAAGGGAGAAAATTTACCCTCGCCTTTGACCAAGACACCAATACTCTAACCCAGAGACGAGTTAACGCTGCGACTTTCCGCTTTAGCCGATTACTGACCGCCGCCGGCTCAATAGTTGATATCGCCATCTGGGACGGTCAAAAAGGACTGTGTAAAGGCGTTGATGACCTGATAGTAAACGCTGGGGTAACAGCCTGGTCTTATGCCTTAAAGCAAGCCCTTTCAGTAGCACATTGGCAATTGTGGCAACGCTTAGAAAATCGGTTAACTTACGAACCCTCATTAAAACTGACCACAGCCGACTTATCGACCTTAGAGATCAAAGACTTACCTGAGTCAGGAATTATTGGCATCAACTCAGGCAAAGGCACTGGTAAAACTAAGTTTATGGCCAAAGCAACAGCGCATTCTCCGAAATTATTAGCACCGAGTCACAGAATTGCGCTCGTACAGAATTTATGTGCCAGGGCAGATTTAGATTACCGAGGCGACTTAGATAAAGTCAACGGCAATTTTATCAAAGGAGGAGCTTACAGTTTCCGAATTGGTTTCTGTGTTGATTCACTCCTAGCCATCGACCCGAAAAAATTTGCTGGCTGTGACTTAATCATTGATGAAATTGTCCAAGTTGTTCGTCACTTACTAACTTCTAGCACCTGTGATAAAGACGGTAAACGTCCAGCATTACTAGCGAGATTTGCAGAATTAATTAGAGTCGCCCGCCTGATTATTGCTGCTGACGCTGATTTAAACAACCCAACCCTAAATTACCTCTGGGAACTGCGAGAAGAACCAGCCCCAATCTACTTAATTTGTAACGACTATCAACCCAAACCCTACCACGTAACATTTATTCAAGCCAAAGACAAATCAGCTGTTATAAACGAGTTAATCCAAAATGCACAAAACATCAAGTCAGGTAAGGCGCTATATGTCACCACAGATAGCAAAGCCACCAGCAAGACAACAGCCCGACTGCTACAAAAACAAAATCCTGGTATTAGAATCCTGCTAGTTAACTCAGAAACCAGTGGCAATCCAGACGAAAAAAGGTTTCTAAAAAATCCCGATGCAGTATTAGCTTCAGGGTTATATGACGTAATTATTTGTTCTCCCACAGTCGCCACCGGAGTCAGCATAGAAATTCCAGAAGTCATCGAGAAAGTCTATGGAATTTTCACCGGCGCATCATCCACCGACGCTGATATGTCCCAATCCTTAATTCGAGTGCGAGACAACGTAGACCGCACAGTTTGGTGTGCCAAACGTGGGACAAATTATTGTAAAGTTTCTCGCTCCAGTAATTATCTAGAAATTAAAGCACAATTACAACAGAGAACAGATGCCACTGTTAGTTTAGTCCGCTCCAACCTCAGACCTGATATTGTTGAAGGTATTGCTAATTTCGATTGGCAATCAAACCCCCATGTTAATTTGTATGCCCGAATTAGTGCCGAGCAGAATTATTCAATGATGAATCTCTCTGATGCACTGCTAATTCGACTAAGACATGAAGGGCATCAGATTACAATTGATAATCGACAATCCGAATCGGCAGTCAAACTGTTATTAAAGTCAGCCAAAGACGAAATCAAACAAATTGAAGCCAAAGACATAGTAGCCGCCGCCGATTTAACTTACCCAGAAATAGCCCTGCTAGAATCCCAAGAAGCAGTTTCACCAGAAGACGCACTAGCAATTAGAAAATATTACCTGAAAGATTTCTACTGCGTAGACGAGCTAACATTAGAAGTTGTACTTTGGGACAAAGAAGGCCGACGGCGCGGGGAACTGCTCAACTTAGAAGCGCAACTTTATCCCGAATTAGGACTTGACAGAACAGCCAAATCATTAGAGAAACAAGCTAATTGGAATCAAGCTGTTTGCCCGTGGGATATTTCCGGTACAGCACTGCGGCGTTCTATGCGAGAAGCATTTGGATTAAATGACTTTTTAGATCCAAACAAAGAATGGACTAAAGCTGACCTCAAACCCTACGCCGACAAGATTCGCCTTTATGCCCCAGAAATATTACACCATCTCAACCGCACCATCAGCGACAAAATGAGTGATGTGCAGGTTGTGCATCAGATGTTATCGCAGTTGGGAATCAAAGCAGCTTTTCGCTGGTCGAGGTTTGAGCCGGGGTTTGAGAGGCAAAAAATTAAAGTCTACCGACTTGATCCTGAAACTTGGTCTAGCCTGATGTCCATATTAGCTAAACGTGCCGCACGACGCGAACGCCTGAAAAATCTTGGAGAGTCTGATGGATCAGCTATGTCTTTTAATACTCAAAATAATCTAGGAGATCCAAATCAACATCACCCGAAATCCCTTATAGAAAAATTGATTGGACTTGTATGTACCGTCACAGGAGATGATGACCAGTTCTTGGTACAGAGCAAAACATTAGATAGTAGCTTAAGATGTCAGAACTTAACCAACAATACAGTGGTTTTATTGCCGTTCACTGAACTTACACCAGTAGATAGGGACTGA
- a CDS encoding sensor histidine kinase, which produces MSYLLLRDLFQVRQYKPVPKKQLSKVRTPLILIGFTLAIGVIGIASYFVVRKLIVQQLQEKALLQVRQGTDEIDQWLAICSIEIQTIANTEVARSLNWGVIEPYLNAEIKRTDEFFKMAVSLPNGSYYNTLVGKTDANNLDRDFIQKAMAGQVNISDPFISRTSGIPAVAISSPIRQSYDLTSRPIGVLNGSLKVDRIIQVVNRLHYGNGSYAFALNSKGEPIIHPNPAVMSTLEKPAHSFLESADPNLAALASRMVNQQQGIELIPIDGTNKYVAYVHLKQANWSIALVIPRENIESQLKALNLLASILGGLLGVAAIIAWRQIQLSQQAKMQVVLLSQQQKTLQQQSLELEQALRELQQTQAQLIQTEKMSSLSQLVAGLAHEINNPISFIYSNITPAHEYLQDLLRLLQLYQHHYPQPVPEIQDEAEAIELNFLMQDLPKLLTSMKLGADRIKQIVLSLRNFSRLDEAEMKLVNIHEGIDSTLMFLESRLKATPDHPAIEILKEYADLPLVECYAGELNQVFIKLITNAIDAIEESFVICHLLPQGEDSASTSLIRRKGQIRIQTELTADKQIIIRIVDNGVGIPENLQNQLFNPFFTTKPVGKGTGLGLSISYQIVTQKHQGKLQCNSTLGKGTEFVMAIPLNQQRQQAA; this is translated from the coding sequence ATGTCCTATCTACTATTACGTGATTTGTTCCAAGTTAGGCAATACAAACCTGTGCCAAAAAAGCAACTGTCTAAGGTGAGAACACCACTGATTTTGATTGGCTTTACCTTAGCAATAGGGGTGATTGGCATTGCTAGCTACTTCGTAGTCAGAAAGTTAATTGTTCAACAACTTCAGGAAAAAGCGCTGCTTCAGGTTCGTCAAGGAACTGATGAGATTGATCAATGGTTAGCAATTTGCTCTATTGAAATTCAAACTATTGCTAATACAGAGGTGGCGCGTTCCTTAAATTGGGGAGTTATTGAACCATATTTAAACGCAGAAATTAAGCGCACTGATGAATTTTTCAAAATGGCAGTTTCGCTGCCCAACGGTTCCTATTACAACACTTTGGTAGGTAAAACTGATGCCAACAACTTGGATCGGGATTTTATTCAAAAAGCAATGGCAGGACAAGTCAATATATCAGATCCCTTCATCAGTCGGACTTCTGGAATTCCGGCTGTGGCGATCTCTTCTCCTATTCGCCAAAGTTATGACCTTACCAGTCGTCCTATTGGAGTTTTGAACGGTAGCTTGAAGGTAGATCGAATTATTCAAGTAGTCAACAGACTGCACTACGGTAATGGCAGTTATGCATTTGCACTTAACTCCAAGGGAGAGCCAATTATTCATCCCAATCCAGCGGTGATGTCAACTCTAGAAAAACCTGCCCACAGTTTTCTAGAGTCAGCCGACCCTAACTTAGCGGCGCTTGCTAGTCGTATGGTCAACCAACAGCAAGGAATCGAACTCATTCCCATTGATGGCACCAACAAATATGTTGCTTATGTTCATCTCAAACAAGCGAATTGGTCAATAGCTCTGGTTATACCGCGTGAAAACATCGAATCTCAACTAAAAGCGCTGAACTTACTTGCTTCCATATTGGGTGGACTACTTGGGGTCGCAGCAATTATAGCTTGGCGACAAATACAACTATCTCAACAAGCGAAAATGCAGGTTGTGCTGCTTAGTCAACAACAAAAAACATTACAACAGCAATCGCTTGAACTGGAGCAAGCTTTACGAGAATTGCAACAAACTCAAGCTCAGTTGATTCAAACTGAAAAAATGTCTAGCTTAAGTCAGTTAGTAGCAGGACTAGCACATGAAATTAACAACCCAATCAGCTTTATTTATAGTAATATCACTCCCGCCCATGAATATCTCCAAGATTTGCTCAGATTACTGCAACTTTACCAACATCACTATCCCCAGCCGGTGCCAGAAATTCAAGATGAGGCAGAAGCAATTGAATTGAATTTCTTGATGCAAGACTTGCCGAAGTTGCTGACTTCGATGAAACTCGGTGCGGACAGAATTAAACAAATTGTGCTATCTCTCCGAAACTTCTCACGCTTAGATGAGGCAGAAATGAAACTGGTAAACATCCATGAAGGTATCGATAGTACACTAATGTTTTTAGAAAGCCGCCTCAAGGCTACACCAGATCATCCAGCAATTGAAATTCTCAAAGAATATGCTGACCTGCCACTGGTGGAATGCTATGCCGGAGAACTCAATCAGGTGTTTATAAAACTTATAACAAACGCAATTGATGCCATAGAAGAGTCATTCGTTATTTGTCATCTCCTGCCTCAAGGTGAAGACAGCGCGTCTACTTCATTGATAAGGCGTAAAGGTCAAATTCGCATTCAAACTGAACTTACTGCTGACAAACAAATAATTATTCGCATTGTTGATAATGGAGTTGGGATTCCTGAAAATTTGCAAAACCAATTATTTAATCCCTTTTTTACTACTAAACCTGTTGGCAAAGGTACAGGCTTAGGTTTATCTATCAGTTATCAGATTGTTACTCAAAAACATCAAGGAAAATTGCAGTGTAATTCCACTTTGGGTAAAGGTACAGAATTTGTGATGGCAATTCCATTAAACCAGCAAAGGCAGCAAGCTGC